The Daphnia carinata strain CSIRO-1 chromosome 9, CSIRO_AGI_Dcar_HiC_V3, whole genome shotgun sequence nucleotide sequence GATCTGTTATCCAAATATCAATTATGTTTACGTCCAAAGAAagttcttatttattttacctCCTCGATGAGATCACAGCGACCAAGTTTGACAAGTTCGGGATGACCGAAGGTAGACACGATTTCTCCTCCAGTAACCAAGGCGAGACGCTCGATACCATCAAAATCGGCATGCTCTACAGCCATTACACCAGCATCAGCAAACAACTGTTCAGGATAGTTGTAAATCAACTGCCTACAACAtagatgaaataacaaaacGTTAAGTTTTTAATTCAAAGATCTAAGGGATGTCTAACGGAATGCTGCTATAAAATCTACGGGCAACAGCAGCACGCCCATACGTGTCTTACGCGATAAAAGAATTATCAAAATACAGGATTATAAACCATTTACCTGTTAACAAAGACGTTGCAATTATGTTTCAAAATTAGGTCAATTTTCtccttcattttctctttttccgcAAGCTCTAGTTCGGCAACTTTAGCAACGGAATCGACGCGGATGCGAGAGCCAAAAACCTAATTTTATAGGTTAGGTTCCGTTCCTGCTTGGCATTTTACATAAATTTACCTTGATCTTGTCAGTGTCCATGGGCGTATTAGCGATGAGGATGCGAGCGTTTTCAACCCTCTTGGGTTGATTGACTCCGGGTTTCTTGTCTAGAAGGAACCCAGTGTCCAAAAACGAATCTGTGAGGGTACCTCCTTGTTTCTTGATGATCTGAATAGCTTGGAGGTTTCCGGATCCTTTCAAACGTAGGACGGAATCAACAGCAATCTTGGCAAAGAACTCTTTGTGCTGAGAAAGAATTTTCGAGCTCAAAGTGGTCCTCGCAATGTTCATCAAATCTTCGCGAAATTTAACTTCGTCTTTTCTATATGCAAAGGATAATTAGTTTTCATATCTAAGTATatgacaagaaaaatataaattgaTAATCACTTCACCCATTATCAATAGCTGCATTGGTAAGAGCTTCTTTAGCAGCCTGGGAGGCTTTGCGCCATCCAGCAATAATGGTCTGTGGGTGGAACTTCATCTCAATGAGTTTCTCTGCTTCACGCAAAAGCTCAGAAGCCAGGACAGTGACAGATGTTGTGCCATCACCAACTTCATCATCCTGAGTCTTGGACATGTCGACAAGGACTTTAGCTGCAGGATTGTCCACTCCAACTGCTCTCAAAATTGTGGCACCATCATTTGTTACTTCAACCTAAGAAAAAGTTCATTTAAGttagttaaaaaaattaataaatcaataaaactgGTAGTTATTCAGCAAAACATGAACCTACTTGTCCTTCATTGCGTCCACAACCAACAAGGATTTTGTCCATGCCTTTGGGTCCTAGGGTGCTCTTGACCAATTCACCAATTGCAATGGCACCAACAAAACTGGATAAGCGGGCAATTtcagctttttcttcttcagcctCATGCTTCAAGATTCTAGTAGGGTTGAGTGATACCTGAACCAAGCATAAGTAGATAAGCATTACAGTTCATATGCTTGCTTTTACTGGGGGAAAACGGTAAAATATGAGGCGACAATTTTGCATATTAACCATGTGACTCTTCTGTCAAATGACGgcgacacacaaaaaaaaaaccgtcaCTTCTAATGAGTTTTCGATTTAAAAGGTTGAAAACAAGTTAAAGGATTCAACATTCAAACGTATGTAACTGAAAGAAACTATTTTTAATACCATTTTTAGGATAGCCGGTTGGAGTGATTCGGATACTGACTTGCAAGAAATACGTTTCACCACAAGCACGAGGGGTACTCTCTGATGGCAGAAGAAAGAAGGTGTAGCTGGTTACTGTTTAGCCTTATCTCTACCGATATGCATCGCCTATCGTtcgtcaattgtttttttcgtcACTGTAGAAAAtcggaaaacattttcaggTGAAGTTTCCCTCTCAGTCGATGTGTCAAATatcattttaaattaaactaGTGGTGTTAATATCGTATTAATTGTAGAGTTCTTTTATccatttattgttttgaagGCTCGAGTGATGTGCTGTTGGATATGCTAGTTGATACGAATTTGATTCTTCTGTAATCTAGTGTGTTGATCACTGGGTTTCTGAAACTTCAATATCCACAGCCATGCCAACATCAACTGGTATTAATCGTAATAATATTTGCTCTCATCATATTATTATTACGCATATTTTACGCTTTTGCATTCCTTAGGAAATATGCATCCTAGTAATGAAGAGTGTGGGATTCGGGAAGTCTGGGCTCACAACTTGGAGGACGAATTTCGACACATCCGTCAAATTGTGCAAGTTTACAATTATGTAGCCATGGACACTGAGTTCCCAGGAGTAGTAGCCCGCCCTATTGGAGAATTTCGCAGTCCTGCTGATTACCAATATCAGCTTTTAAAGTGTAATGTAGATCTTCTGAAAATCATACAACTGGGCTTGAGTTTCTTGAACAAAGATGGCAAAACACCTTCTGGGTACACTACCTGGCAATTTAACTTCAAGTTTAACCTTGGGTATGGTTTTCAAtcaaatgtttgatttttaccttaaccattacattttcttatttacatCTTCACAGAGAAGACATGTATGCACAGGACAGCATAGAACTGCTCCAGAACTCTGGTCTACAATTCAAAAAGCATGAAGAAGAAGGCATAGATCCTTTAGATTTTGCTGAACTGATGATGACATCTGGAATAGTCCTGATGGATAACATCAAGTGGTTGTCATTCCACAGTGGATATGACTTTGGCTATCTGCTCAAAATATTGACCAACCACCACCTGCCTCAGGAGGAAAGTGAATTCTTTGAACTCCTAAGGATTTACTTTCCCACCATCTATGATGTCAAATATCTCATGAAGAGTTGcaaaaacttaaaaggagGCTTGCAAGAAGTAGCCGACCAATTAGAACTCGAAAGAGTCGGCCCTCAACATCAAGCGGGTTCAGATTCCCTGCTTACAGGAATGGCGTTCTTCAAAATGAGAGAggtaccattttttttttcagttttgtgACTACAGTAAATTGACATTATTTTCTCAAACCATAGTTGTTCTTTGAGGACAACATTGACGATGCCAAATACTGCGGTCACCTTTACGGGTTAGGCAATTCATTTGTGGTCAATGGCAACAGCTTCCACGACAATGGCGATGCCACTAATTCGTCTTAAGCGATatctcacacacacacttcataagtttttttaatttttaaaccgAGAAACCATTCTTTGCGAGGGATGATTCTACTATGGAGAGCAGAACCATTcgaacacacaaacaaaacattgtaaTGAAGATATCTCTGTATTTCAGACATTGCAAAAAGGTTCCACCAATAGACCTGTGTATTTCTATTATCTTAATATGTTTATCATTCTTCTCCTCGCAAACTTTTACTATATCTCATTTATCCTCAAATAATTTGTTCTTTCCTGATGATAAATCATAGATAAACTCTTGAATTTTCtcgagtttgtttagtttctttttggtttcttgACATGATTTCTCAGATTCAATGAGCCGCGCCTCCAAATCTTGGCGCAATATTTCTGATTTCTTCACCGCCTGGGAAGACAGAAGTATTTTAAAGGGACCAGCCGTGCAAGTTAAAGAATCTAGTTGTGGTTCGAAAATTAAAACACAAATACCCTACCTGGCTTAGAGACGTgatttctctctccttctcttcgcactctttttcccttttccgaAGTGTTTTCGCTAGGTTATCACTACAGGATTTAACCTCTTGGAGGTCTTGCGTCTGTTTTTCGagttctttgtcttttttttcacatgcCAATTTTAATCCTAGGAAGTCGCAATAACCAGTCAGTTAGATGTCAAGTGTAACAAGTTTGTACTTATAAATATACCTTCACAagttttttgtgattttttcaACTCTTCGTCCaaatcttcatttttctgAATAAGGTTCCTGATTTGTTTCATAGCCGAATCAAGCTGGGCTTGGATCTGGTTCGTTGCTTCAGTTTGCGCTAATTCAAACTTGTCTTTCTCCCTTTGCATTCGCTCACGTTCCTGGAACAGAAAATATCCTTTACTTTTATTGGATAAGACCCATAATTGTGCGGAATAACTTTTCTCCAATCGGACTGGTTCACTCTCTGGGTCTCATGCATTTTTTCCAGACGTCTCGTTAATCCTCGATTCTCCGCCTCCTTGGATTCGACCAGTTCATTTTTGCTAAGAACCATGGCCATCATTCGTTCGTTCTATGATCAATATGTAATATTTAATTAGCAAAAATTGTGGATGAATTTCCAAAAATATTAACCTCTGCTTTTATTTGCAGtaggtttatttttaatgtattGAGGTCTTGTTGTGTAGAATCCAATTGCAGCTTCAATCGATGCTCTTCCCGCTCGCGTCTTCCAAGTTGTAGTTCCATCAGTTCAAGGATCTCGCATTTTTTCATGTTCTAAATCGAAACAAGTTCCATTAATGATCCTACAACAATTCTACTAGCATTCGCTTTTACCTCCCAAAATTTTTCCTGGTTAAGCATTTGTTTTGTAAGGTTGtcaattttcttcatttgctCAGGAGATAGGTTCCAATTCAAAAAGGCGCGGTTTATTGACTGCTCACGGTCTTCCGTGACGCTGCCACGTCGCGTACATAATTGATCCAAGGCATGCGATAAGCCCATCACACTGTTATCGAGTAAAAAACGTATGTAGCAACTGGTAGAtatgattaaaatttttctgtACGTACCTATCACTAGAAAATCCTAAAGTCCCGACTAGGGCTAGCGCGTCTTGTTTGACATGGCAGTCACCCTGCAAAATTGCGGATGCCAGGCACTGATGCACATTAGGCTGTCCTAGCATATAGCTGTATTTTTGCAAGTAGTCCGCGTCACGGCAAGCAATTTGCGCGAGGAGAGTCAGGCACTCGACAACGATGACTCTCGTTTCTGATGTGTAATGCGCCATAATACCAGAATTGAGAGACAGGTTCGAATCGGCTTTCTTCTCTTCTACTTCTTCGCTAAGTATCACAAAATTTGACACAATGTTGACGAAGGAGTCCGGTTTGAGCAGCGATGTAATGCGAGTGTTGGAAGGTGAAACTTTATATAGCTGTGCAAAGGTTAATTTTAAGTTAAGGAAATAAAACTATTAAAGTATTTTTCATGTTAAtgattaaatatttttaaaaggatATTTTGTAGAATTTGCAACGAATGTCCAAGAATTCTGCAGGACGTCTTGCATgtaggatttttaaaattgttgagTTGATTGACAACTTGGCTGAAAAGTTGTTCGAGGATGTCTTCCATTAAATGAAGACTGGGTGAGTTTTTAACTAAATCCGCCAGTAGTTCGAGTAGGTTTTCGGTCAATGCAgcattttgaaaaagtggAATAAGGGATGGTATGTAAGCTTCAGTAAACTTTTTGTTGGGGATCAACTGGGTTCGAAGCAACTTCGTTATGAAGAGCAGAATGCTGTTGGTTGTACTTGTATGTTTGGAAAAAGCAAGTAAAGCTACCATGTCTTTCAAACAGTCTTCCAGTAGCTCTTGAAAATGAGGGGTTTTCATCATTTCAAGGATGAGGCGATCGCGCGACATCCATGAAAATATGGATCCACAGCGCTGGATAAGATTTGTATTGTGTGTTTTTGCCCCTATTGGAAGTACATCGACAACCGTTTTTAAGTAGTTTGCCAGCATCGCTTCGCTAATAGAGCTAGTCGCCAATATACTAAAGACGACCTAAAGCAAAAACAATAGAAGAATTATTCACTATatttctgtataaaaaaagatgaggaaAAATACCAATAATTACCTGAGAGGCATGAAGTTGAACTAAGGGATTATTTGCTTGCAACTGGATAAGATATTGGAGTAATAACTCAGATCGATTTTCTCTCTGAAGTTCAGTGATTACAACATAGTTTTCAAAGCACAAATTTGACAGAACAGCAAGTAAGTGTGGCAGAGTGTAGTCACATTTTTCCAAGATAGAATTagttaaatatttcaaaatatttccaAGCCAATAGCCTGTTCTTTCCACAATTATGCCTTCACTCAATGTTTCTATTGCAGACAGCAATAACACTGCCTTGTCAGCCTCCAGTTGCCCGTGAAGATATTGCGAAAGAATTGGGACAAATTCTAATTCACAGAGAAGTTGAAAAATAGATGAATCTGAACTTAGATGTTTAACTAGTTCCACAGCCTTCCACCCAAGGCAGGATTTGTTGTCACATGTTCTTAAAAGTTCTCTAAGATTGATGAAAAATTCTATAATATCTAGCTGGCTGGTATCAAAAACTGAAAGATTTTCCATGCAGCAAATGACCTACCACAGACAAAAAAGTATAATTAAAAAAGCTGTTACTTCTAGTTGATTCGATTTGTATTGCAAATAATGACACCATTACCTGAAGGCACCTTTGGATTCCGGATTCGTACCTTTCACATTTTGAACGTGTGTAGTCAGGAACTAAGGCTTACAAAGTTTTGAATTAAACGGTTTTTCGTAGACATCTTCtctaattaaaaataaaccccACGTATTTTCAGTTCTTCATCTATCAAAACTAGCACAAGAAACTTTGAAATGTTTGGGCGATGTATATGGCTCAGGCtcttgaatttcaaacaagcCCTGTTGTCagatatcaaataaaaattcaaccaTCCGCGCGCGCGCCAACCGTAAC carries:
- the LOC130689041 gene encoding T-complex protein 1 subunit beta-like produces the protein MVSLNPTRILKHEAEEEKAEIARLSSFVGAIAIGELVKSTLGPKGMDKILVGCGRNEGQVEVTNDGATILRAVGVDNPAAKVLVDMSKTQDDEVGDGTTSVTVLASELLREAEKLIEMKFHPQTIIAGWRKASQAAKEALTNAAIDNGKDEVKFREDLMNIARTTLSSKILSQHKEFFAKIAVDSVLRLKGSGNLQAIQIIKKQGGTLTDSFLDTGFLLDKKPGVNQPKRVENARILIANTPMDTDKIKVFGSRIRVDSVAKVAELELAEKEKMKEKIDLILKHNCNVFVNRQLIYNYPEQLFADAGVMAVEHADFDGIERLALVTGGEIVSTFGHPELVKLGRCDLIEEIMIGEDKLLRFSGVPLGEACTLVLRGATQQILDEAERSIHDALCVLASTVKETRTVYGGGCSEVLMAMAVYALAAKTPGKESMAMEAFARALLQLPIVIADNAGYDSAQLVSELRAAHAQGKSTYGLNMDLGKADCMQQLGITESFVVKRQVLVSAAEAAEMIVRVDDIIKAAPRRREQDRSHC
- the LOC130689058 gene encoding CCR4-NOT transcription complex subunit 7-like, producing the protein MPTSTGINRNMHPSNEECGIREVWAHNLEDEFRHIRQIVQVYNYVAMDTEFPGVVARPIGEFRSPADYQYQLLKCNVDLLKIIQLGLSFLNKDGKTPSGYTTWQFNFKFNLGEDMYAQDSIELLQNSGLQFKKHEEEGIDPLDFAELMMTSGIVLMDNIKWLSFHSGYDFGYLLKILTNHHLPQEESEFFELLRIYFPTIYDVKYLMKSCKNLKGGLQEVADQLELERVGPQHQAGSDSLLTGMAFFKMRELFFEDNIDDAKYCGHLYGLGNSFVVNGNSFHDNGDATNSS
- the LOC130689033 gene encoding LOW QUALITY PROTEIN: uncharacterized protein LOC130689033 (The sequence of the model RefSeq protein was modified relative to this genomic sequence to represent the inferred CDS: deleted 1 base in 1 codon), which translates into the protein MSTKNRLIQNFVSLVPDYTRSKCERYESGIQRCLQVICCMENLSVFDTSQLDIIEFFINLRELLRTCDNKSCLGWKAVELVKHLSSDSSIFQLLCELEFVPILSQYLHGQLEADKAVLLLSAIETLSEGIIVERTGYWLGNILKYLTNSILEKCDYTLPHLLAVLSNLCFENYVVITELQRENRSELLLQYLIQLQANNPLVQLHASQVVFSILATSSISEAMLANYLKTVVDVLPIGAKTHNTNLIQRCGSIFSWMSRDRLILEMMKTPHFQELLEDCLKDMVALLAFSKHTSTTNSILLFITKLLRTQLIPNKKFTEAYIPSLIPLFQNAALTENLLELLADLVKNSPSLHLMEDILEQLFSQVVNQLNNFKNPTCKTSCRILGHSLQILQKLYKVSPSNTRITSLLKPDSFVNIVSNFVILSEEVEEKKADSNLSLNSGIMAHYTSETRVIVVECLTLLAQIACRDADYLQKYSYMLGQPNVHQCLASAILQGDCHVKQDALALVGTLGFSSDSVMGLSHALDQLCTRRGSVTEDREQSINRAFLNWNLSPEQMKKIDNLTKQMLNQEKFWENMKKCEILELMELQLGRREREEHRLKLQLDSTQQDLNTLKINLLQIKAENERMMAMVLSKNELVESKEAENRGLTRRLEKMHETQRVNQSDWRKERERMQREKDKFELAQTEATNQIQAQLDSAMKQIRNLIQKNEDLDEELKKSQKTCEGLKLACEKKDKELEKQTQDLQEVKSCSDNLAKTLRKREKECEEKEREITSLSQAVKKSEILRQDLEARLIESEKSCQETKKKLNKLEKIQEFIYDLSSGKNKLFEDK